In Aegilops tauschii subsp. strangulata cultivar AL8/78 chromosome 3, Aet v6.0, whole genome shotgun sequence, one genomic interval encodes:
- the LOC141042483 gene encoding uncharacterized protein isoform X2, with amino-acid sequence MSPRRAQANADVDLGAEIRSKVFFALTPRRPHRSHTVRQELGLIEQPRPPSARPAESQNADVDVGAEIRSRVFFPSTPRRRRCVHTVCQELGAIEQPCPPSAPPAESPNAIEACREKIKWWESVRIWLQHKSKMINESLCKDPKDLIVLHSGPKFVELSTGGLYCNPIPQDIVPRRKMRMPDGFWSSYEEDTHGYWKVYHDQQRDIQTCSLSDKFYGPMCLPDIKNPSVHDVGVIQDFYYSHRGYMAKHFEHLMYLKYVIEENLILQVSSKIKDLIQHLKWLEQNPGLMLPEPVHSIEDWEAEEESVDYLVPETENDYPDQSDEEDRDTNMMSRLNLEVIGFLEHEVT; translated from the exons ATGTCTCCTAGACGAGCACAGGCCAACGCTGATGTCGATTTGGGTGCAGAAATAAGAAGCAAGGTGTTCTTTGCATTAACTCCTAGGCGTCCACATCGCTCCCATACTGTCCGCCAGGAGCTGGGGCTTATCGAGCAGCCACGTCCCCCTTCTGCACGACCAGCTGAGTCACAAAACGCTGATGTGGATGTGGGTGCAGAAATAAGAAGCAGGGTGTTCTTTCCATCAACTCCCAGGCGTCGACGGTGCGTTCATACTGTCTGCCAGGAGCTGGGGGCTATCGAACAGCCGTGTCCCCCTTCTGCACCACCAGCTGAGTCACCAAACGCCATTGAAGCATGCCGGGAGAAGATCAAATGGTGGGAGAGCGTGAGGATTTGGCTGCAGCATAAGTCCAAAATGATCAATGAGTCTTTATGCAAGGATCCTAAAGATCTTATTGTGCTACACAGTGGGCCAAAATTCGTGGAATTGAGCACAGGAGGCT TATATTGCAATCCAATTCCACAGGACATCGTACCACGAAGAAAAATGCGTATGCCTGATGGTTTTTGGTCATCTTATGAAGAAGACACACACGGATATTGGAAGGTGTATCATGATCAGCAGCGGGACATCCAAACCTGCAGTTTGAGCGATAAGTTCTATGGTCCCATGTGCCTCCCTGACATCAAGAATCCGTCTGTGCATGATGTTGGCGTAATTCAAGACTTCTATTATTCCCACCGTGGGTACATGGCCAAGCATTTTGAACATTTAATGTACCTCAAATATGTGATAGAGGAGAACTTGATACTACAAGTAAGCAGCAAAATCAAGGACCTGATACAACATCTTAAGTGGCTGGAACAAAATCCTGGTTTAATGTTGCCTGAGCCGGTTCATTCGATTGAAGATTGGGAAGCCGAGGAGGAATCGGTTGACTATTTAGTTCCTGAAACTGAGAATGATTATCCCGATCAGTCAGATGAGGAAGATAGAGATACCAATATGATGAGCAGGCTCAATCTTGAAG TAATTGGTTTTCTGGAACATGAAGTTACATGA
- the LOC141042483 gene encoding uncharacterized protein isoform X1, whose translation MSPRRAQANADVDLGAEIRSKVFFALTPRRPHRSHTVRQELGLIEQPRPPSARPAESQNADVDVGAEIRSRVFFPSTPRRRRCVHTVCQELGAIEQPCPPSAPPAESPNAIEACREKIKWWESVRIWLQHKSKMINESLCKDPKDLIVLHSGPKFVELSTGGLYCNPIPQDIVPRRKMRMPDGFWSSYEEDTHGYWKVYHDQQRDIQTCSLSDKFYGPMCLPDIKNPSVHDVGVIQDFYYSHRGYMAKHFEHLMYLKYVIEENLILQVSSKIKDLIQHLKWLEQNPGLMLPEPVHSIEDWEAEEESVDYLVPETENDYPDQSDEEDRDTNMMSRLNLEASSGKTTGME comes from the exons ATGTCTCCTAGACGAGCACAGGCCAACGCTGATGTCGATTTGGGTGCAGAAATAAGAAGCAAGGTGTTCTTTGCATTAACTCCTAGGCGTCCACATCGCTCCCATACTGTCCGCCAGGAGCTGGGGCTTATCGAGCAGCCACGTCCCCCTTCTGCACGACCAGCTGAGTCACAAAACGCTGATGTGGATGTGGGTGCAGAAATAAGAAGCAGGGTGTTCTTTCCATCAACTCCCAGGCGTCGACGGTGCGTTCATACTGTCTGCCAGGAGCTGGGGGCTATCGAACAGCCGTGTCCCCCTTCTGCACCACCAGCTGAGTCACCAAACGCCATTGAAGCATGCCGGGAGAAGATCAAATGGTGGGAGAGCGTGAGGATTTGGCTGCAGCATAAGTCCAAAATGATCAATGAGTCTTTATGCAAGGATCCTAAAGATCTTATTGTGCTACACAGTGGGCCAAAATTCGTGGAATTGAGCACAGGAGGCT TATATTGCAATCCAATTCCACAGGACATCGTACCACGAAGAAAAATGCGTATGCCTGATGGTTTTTGGTCATCTTATGAAGAAGACACACACGGATATTGGAAGGTGTATCATGATCAGCAGCGGGACATCCAAACCTGCAGTTTGAGCGATAAGTTCTATGGTCCCATGTGCCTCCCTGACATCAAGAATCCGTCTGTGCATGATGTTGGCGTAATTCAAGACTTCTATTATTCCCACCGTGGGTACATGGCCAAGCATTTTGAACATTTAATGTACCTCAAATATGTGATAGAGGAGAACTTGATACTACAAGTAAGCAGCAAAATCAAGGACCTGATACAACATCTTAAGTGGCTGGAACAAAATCCTGGTTTAATGTTGCCTGAGCCGGTTCATTCGATTGAAGATTGGGAAGCCGAGGAGGAATCGGTTGACTATTTAGTTCCTGAAACTGAGAATGATTATCCCGATCAGTCAGATGAGGAAGATAGAGATACCAATATGATGAGCAGGCTCAATCTTGAAG CTTCAAGTGGTAAGACGACAGGCATGGAGTGA